The Leptospirales bacterium genome has a window encoding:
- the guaB gene encoding IMP dehydrogenase — translation MLRERELRTAPDDALSAADPAAEGQPAPLDGCSGEELFEGATGITYRDYLVLPGFIDFHSTEVELDAQLTRNIRIKRPMVSSPMDTVTEDRMAIAMALLGGVGIVHYNNSIADQTAIVERVKRFKNGFITDPITLGPENSIADLYRVKERFGFSGIPITEDGTRNSRLIGIVTNRDIDLESDESIKLGQVMTRELITASEGVELKDANDLLKNSKKGKLPIVNQRGQLTALICRSDIKKHREFPFASKDELKRLRCGAAISTQLDSRDRVEELIRVGLDVVVIDSAQGNSRYQMEMIRWLKRNHPQVEVIAGNVVTTDQCFNLIQAGADALRIGMGPGSICITQDTMAVGRAQATAIYRTAMFAARYGVPVIADGGIANIGDIANALAIGASTTMMGSMFAGTHEAPGEYFYENGVRLKRYRGMASLEAMEAGGKKRYFSEDLDIKVAQGVSGAVVDKGSMFNFVPYLVQGLKLSFQDMGVRTVGALHQALYSGRLRFERRSLSAQAQGSVHGLYSYQAPSMSTKS, via the coding sequence ATGCTGAGGGAGCGGGAGCTGCGTACGGCCCCGGATGACGCCCTGAGCGCCGCCGATCCGGCGGCCGAGGGTCAGCCCGCCCCTCTGGACGGCTGCAGCGGCGAAGAGCTTTTTGAGGGCGCCACGGGCATCACCTACCGCGACTACCTGGTGCTCCCCGGCTTCATTGACTTCCACTCCACGGAAGTGGAGCTGGACGCCCAGCTTACGCGCAACATTCGAATCAAGCGTCCGATGGTTTCCTCGCCAATGGATACGGTCACTGAAGACCGCATGGCCATTGCCATGGCTCTGCTGGGCGGCGTGGGCATCGTCCACTACAACAACAGCATCGCCGATCAGACGGCAATTGTGGAGCGCGTGAAGCGCTTCAAGAACGGCTTCATCACCGATCCGATTACGCTTGGTCCGGAAAATAGCATCGCCGATCTGTATCGCGTTAAGGAGCGCTTTGGCTTTTCGGGTATTCCCATCACCGAGGATGGGACGCGCAATTCCAGGCTGATTGGCATTGTTACCAATCGCGACATTGATCTGGAGTCGGATGAGTCAATCAAGCTCGGTCAGGTCATGACTCGCGAGTTGATCACCGCCAGCGAGGGCGTGGAACTCAAGGACGCAAATGATCTCTTAAAGAACAGCAAGAAGGGCAAGCTGCCCATCGTCAATCAGCGCGGCCAGTTGACAGCCTTGATCTGTCGCTCTGACATCAAGAAGCATCGCGAATTTCCCTTTGCCTCGAAGGACGAGCTGAAGCGTCTGCGTTGCGGAGCGGCCATTTCCACTCAGCTCGATTCCCGCGATCGTGTGGAGGAGCTGATTCGTGTCGGTCTCGATGTCGTGGTGATCGACTCGGCGCAGGGAAATTCTCGATACCAGATGGAAATGATCCGCTGGTTGAAACGCAACCACCCGCAGGTGGAGGTGATTGCCGGCAACGTGGTGACCACCGATCAGTGCTTCAATTTGATTCAGGCCGGCGCCGATGCATTGCGCATTGGCATGGGTCCGGGATCGATTTGCATTACCCAGGATACCATGGCGGTCGGTCGCGCTCAGGCCACTGCCATCTACCGCACGGCGATGTTTGCGGCGCGCTACGGCGTCCCAGTGATTGCCGACGGCGGCATTGCCAACATCGGCGATATCGCCAACGCCCTGGCCATTGGCGCTTCGACCACCATGATGGGCTCCATGTTTGCCGGCACCCATGAAGCTCCAGGCGAATACTTCTATGAAAACGGCGTTCGTCTGAAACGCTACCGCGGCATGGCCTCGCTGGAGGCCATGGAGGCCGGCGGCAAGAAGCGCTATTTCTCAGAGGACCTGGACATCAAAGTCGCTCAGGGCGTTTCCGGGGCGGTGGTCGACAAAGGATCGATGTTCAATTTTGTTCCCTATCTGGTGCAGGGATTGAAGCTGAGTTTTCAGGATATGGGCGTGCGCACAGTTGGCGCGCTGCATCAGGCGCTGTACAGCGGTCGTCTGCGCTTTGAACGGCGCAGCCTGAGCGCCCAGGCCCAGGGCTCCGTTCACGGCCTCTACAGCTACCAGGCGCCATCGATGTCGACCAAGAGCTGA
- a CDS encoding cyclic nucleotide-binding domain-containing protein: MSLIEVAPGVNVLRHEDRTILFGCPPEVIKHLMLRGLGSPQVIVLPDTPYRFDVLQNCTEFPLYYFLFVDGNFRQGKKLTIVGTAGHLKANRRLLRLTLLGPTRKEYDALGESPWFDELYRESRALAVKDQSGRELTIDDFVHFVPFVNGIAKLPDGLQIAHSGRDRFQAGGHTIDIGFDEPQQAPYDLRDDFTVTMPARFGVTVTGGASGFIADKPCSSLVLHYNSEHMLIDCPPYLNQALNARGIAAAEIRSIFLTHIHDDHCNIFPLLRLSNKVSMITTREIFWMAIMKLSLQTLLPAEEISAMIHFVEVKAYETTEFFGVSIEPHYTVHSIPTIGATFRMHEGGASRSIVFIGDNKAFSDIEAMVEQGVVRPEKFRALKDRYTERHDILFADGGMGILHGNPRDALKSQSDRIVFMHLEKLPPEFDATFSHAVAGKRYNIIPGSQDAHIIRTMHIISASFRDISSEWSTALMNNFKIVTFNAGDIIFKQNESSKGIIYVLLSGVCSVVVHDGQRLTEKARKDAGDFVGEMAVLDQNKVRSASIVAATPVTLCALEEKLFHEFLVAEERTDEMRQLWRTRAELERFWPFSDFSDNVKDRIARNALRKRVGAGETLVKQGQSDGEFFIVLSGEYSVRHDGREIKVLRGGDMFGEYGSLDDSVRNATVSALSDGEVLEVARGEIRRIIDQAPIFNFSMRELMMRRSRELRQLDSVRRA, from the coding sequence ATGTCACTGATCGAGGTCGCACCAGGCGTAAACGTACTCAGGCACGAAGATCGGACCATTTTGTTCGGCTGTCCGCCGGAGGTGATCAAGCACCTTATGCTTCGCGGACTGGGAAGCCCTCAGGTCATCGTGCTGCCCGACACCCCCTACCGTTTTGATGTTCTACAAAATTGTACGGAGTTTCCGCTCTACTATTTTCTATTCGTTGATGGGAACTTCCGGCAGGGAAAAAAGCTGACCATCGTCGGCACGGCCGGTCATCTAAAGGCCAATCGTCGCCTGCTGCGACTGACGCTGCTTGGACCGACGCGCAAAGAATACGACGCGCTGGGCGAAAGTCCCTGGTTCGATGAACTCTATCGTGAATCTCGCGCTCTGGCGGTCAAGGACCAGAGCGGACGCGAGCTGACCATCGACGACTTTGTCCACTTTGTACCCTTCGTCAATGGCATCGCCAAACTTCCCGATGGCTTGCAGATTGCCCACAGCGGCCGCGACCGCTTTCAGGCCGGCGGCCATACGATCGACATCGGATTTGATGAGCCGCAACAGGCGCCCTACGATTTGCGCGACGATTTTACGGTGACCATGCCGGCGCGCTTTGGCGTTACGGTGACCGGCGGGGCCTCCGGCTTCATCGCCGATAAGCCCTGCTCCTCGCTGGTTCTGCACTACAATTCCGAGCACATGCTGATCGATTGTCCGCCTTATCTGAATCAAGCGCTGAATGCCCGCGGCATTGCCGCTGCCGAGATCCGCTCGATCTTCTTGACGCACATCCACGATGATCACTGCAATATATTTCCGCTCTTGCGCCTCTCCAACAAAGTCAGCATGATCACAACCAGAGAGATCTTCTGGATGGCGATCATGAAGCTCTCATTGCAAACGCTTCTGCCGGCCGAAGAAATCTCAGCGATGATCCACTTTGTGGAGGTCAAAGCCTATGAGACAACCGAGTTCTTCGGGGTGTCCATTGAGCCGCACTACACGGTGCACTCGATTCCAACCATTGGCGCCACCTTCCGCATGCATGAGGGCGGCGCCAGCCGCAGCATCGTTTTCATCGGCGACAACAAGGCCTTCAGCGATATTGAAGCAATGGTGGAGCAGGGCGTTGTCCGTCCTGAAAAGTTCAGAGCGCTCAAGGATCGCTATACGGAGCGCCATGATATTCTTTTTGCCGACGGCGGCATGGGAATCTTGCACGGCAATCCCCGGGACGCATTGAAATCGCAATCGGATCGCATTGTCTTCATGCACCTGGAAAAGTTGCCGCCGGAGTTTGACGCCACCTTCTCCCATGCCGTGGCCGGCAAACGCTACAATATCATCCCGGGCAGTCAGGACGCACATATCATTCGTACCATGCATATCATCAGCGCCAGCTTTCGCGACATCTCCTCGGAGTGGAGTACGGCGTTGATGAACAATTTCAAGATTGTGACCTTCAATGCGGGCGATATCATCTTCAAGCAGAATGAAAGTTCCAAGGGAATCATCTATGTGTTGCTCAGCGGCGTCTGCAGCGTGGTGGTCCACGATGGCCAGCGATTGACGGAGAAGGCGCGCAAGGATGCCGGCGATTTTGTCGGCGAGATGGCGGTGCTCGATCAAAACAAAGTGCGCTCCGCTTCGATTGTAGCGGCAACGCCGGTAACGCTCTGCGCTCTCGAAGAAAAGCTCTTTCATGAATTTCTGGTGGCCGAGGAGCGCACGGATGAAATGCGCCAGCTGTGGAGAACACGGGCCGAACTGGAACGCTTCTGGCCCTTCAGCGATTTTTCAGACAATGTGAAGGATCGTATCGCCCGCAATGCGCTGCGCAAGCGCGTTGGCGCCGGCGAGACCCTGGTCAAGCAGGGGCAAAGCGACGGAGAGTTTTTCATTGTCCTGTCCGGTGAATACAGCGTTCGCCACGATGGCCGGGAGATCAAGGTTCTGCGCGGCGGCGATATGTTTGGCGAATATGGTTCGCTCGACGACTCGGTGCGCAACGCAACGGTCAGCGCCCTGTCCGACGGCGAAGTGCTGGAGGTGGCCCGCGGCGAGATCCGTCGGATCATTGACCAGGCGCCGATTTTCAATTTCAGCATGCGCGAGCTGATGATGCGCCGCAGCCGGGAATTGCGTCAGCTGGATAGCGTGCGTCGCGCCTGA